In a genomic window of Ipomoea triloba cultivar NCNSP0323 chromosome 3, ASM357664v1:
- the LOC116013702 gene encoding probable pectinesterase/pectinesterase inhibitor 51, whose translation MPPRKSIKRLPLWATNSAKPLYRSKLCYISMASAFSLALILSLVLFFTLSSASRHRSIHSPAVGLPAAARDACKVSVDPPACEAALAATGQVPTNPTAVQIIQSAMRVSSENLKQAESMVKSILAESSDNKNRSDAAKTCLELYGYVERRMESVGDALMSGKIKDARAWMSAVLVYHYDCWSALKYVNNTALVNSTMAFTNSLIGLTSNALGMLVNYDRNGKETGSWGPVKTERDGFWEGTGSSGSGISGGVPTGLTPDVTVCPDGGSCKYSKIQDAVNAAPNFSRDRKFVILVKAGVYDEIVRVPFEKTNVVFLGEGMGKTVITGSLNVGMLGVSTYNSATVGVVGDGFMASGVTFQNKAGPDAHQAVAFRSDSDLSIVENCEFLGNQDTLYAHSLRQYYKSCRIQGNVDFIFGNSASFFQDCTILVAPRQTNPEKGENNAVTAHGRIDPGQSTGFVFQNCVINGTADYMRLYFSKPKVHKNYLGRPWKEYSRTVFIKCTLEALISPDGWMPWSGDFALKTLYYGEFQNTGAGATTSGRVNWSSQIPAEHVSSYSIDNFIQGDQWIPTSS comes from the exons ATGCCACCCAGAAAGTCTATAAAAAGGCTTCCTTTATGGGCCACAAACTCTGCCAAACCCCTCTATCGATCAAAGCTCTGCTACATTTCCATGGCTTCAGCTTTTTCTCTCGCTCTCATCCTCTCCCTTGTCCTATTCTTCACCCTCTCATCCGCTTCACGCCACCGGAGCATCCACTCCCCTGCCGTGGGTTTACCGGCCGCCGCCCGCGATGCCTGCAAGGTCTCGGTCGACCCACCGGCTTGCGAGGCCGCACTGGCTGCCACGGGTCAGGTGCCCACCAACCCGACGGCGGTCCAGATCATCCAGTCAGCCATGCGGGTCTCTTCCGAGAACCTAAAGCAGGCCGAGTCCATGGTGAAGAGCATCCTGGCCGAGTCCTCCGACAATAAGAACCGATCCGACGCGGCGAAAACGTGTCTTGAGCTCTATGGGTACGTGGAGCGTCGGATGGAATCTGTGGGCGATGCCCTGATGAGCGGCAAGATCAAAGACGCCCGGGCCTGGATGAGCGCCGTCCTCGTATACCATTACGACTGTTGGTCGGCGCTCAAGTACGTCAACAACACCGCGCTGGTGAACAGCACGATGGCGTTCACCAACTCGCTCATCGGACTCACCAGCAACGCGCTGGGAATGCTGGTGAACTACGACCGGAACGGGAAAGAAACCGGGTCATGGGGCCCGGTCAAAACGGAGCGCGACGGCTTCTGGGAAGGGACCGGCAGTTCCGGGTCGGGTATCAGCGGCGGAGTTCCCACGGGATTGACGCCGGACGTGACGGTTTGCCCTGACGGCGGCAGCTGCAAGTACAGCAAAATCCAAGATGCGGTTAATGCCGCCCCCAATTTCAGTCGGGACCGCAAGTTTGTGATACTCGTAAAGGCTGGCGTTTACGACGAGATAGTTCGGGTCCCTTTCGAGAAAACAAATGTGGTGTTTCTAGGGGAAGGCATGGGCAAAACTGTCATTACGGGATCTTTGAACGTGGGCATGCTTGGAGTTAGTACCTATAATTCTGCCACTGTCG GTGTTGTTGGGGATGGATTCATGGCGAGTGGTGTGACGTTCCAGAACAAGGCAGGGCCTGATGCTCACCAAGCAGTGGCCTTCCGATCAGACAGCGATCTTTCCATTGTAGAAAACTGTGAATTCCTAGGCAATCAAGATACTCTCTACGCCCATTCCCTGCGCCAATACTACAAGTCTTGCCGTATCCAAGGCAACGTCGACTTCATTTTTGGCAACTCTGCCTCTTTCTTCCAAGACTGCACCATCCTCGTCGCCCCCAGGCAAACCAACCCCGAGAAGGGCGAAAACAATGCCGTCACAGCTCACGGCAGGATCGACCCCGGCCAGTCCACCGGCTTTGTCTTCCAGAACTGCGTCATTAATGGCACAGCCGACTACATGAGGTTGTATTTCAGCAAGCCTAAGGTGCACAAGAATTACTTAGGGAGGCCGTGGAAGGAGTACTCCAGGACGGTTTTTATAAAATGTACGTTGGAAGCGCTGATTTCACCAGATGGATGGATGCCGTGGAGTGGCGATTTCGCGTTGAAGACTCTGTATTATGGGGAGTTCCAGAACACCGGGGCGGGAGCTACGACGTCTGGACGTGTAAATTGGAGCAGCCAAATTCCGGCGGAACATGTATCATCCTACTCTATAGACAACTTCATTCAAGGTGATCAATGGATCCCTACATCTTCCTAA
- the LOC116013431 gene encoding uncharacterized protein LOC116013431, which produces MKSRTNGISRAQKSKALQGEGPNWVLIAGGALLSTLSVRLGYKLKQVLDAKQQNTTGNTSKENNKPAERKKARNCHLQSSSYCFNQDDENCYNCLSGTRDVMDMKQQCNGQVLTESETELPLVTVPSLEFSRENGGVWSSSVDRLELPQKPLHLSNGSESPCVSESGSDIFSKREVIQKLRQQVKRRDEMILEMQEQIVELQSSLNAQLSHSSHLQSLLDVANRDLFDSEREIQRLRKVIADHCVGQADSCEKLPTVPSLWGSEGRNGYANGHFEAERHLKSSEKGRGDGERIEMLRREVAELKEVIDGKEYLLQSYKEQKAELSTQVKELQQRLDSQLPNIL; this is translated from the exons ATGAAATCAAGAACCAACGGGATATCTAGAGCCCAGAAGTCTAAAGCTTTACAGGGTGAAGGGCCAAACTGGGTCCTAATTGCTGGTGGTGCTTTACTGAGTACCTTGTCAGTTCGGTTGGGCTACAAGCTCAAGCAGGTGCTTGATGCAAAACAACAGAACACTACTGGCAACACTTCAAAAG AAAATAATAAACCTGCTGAGAGAAAGAAAGCTAGGAATTGCCATTTACAGTCAAGTTCATACTGTTTCAACCAAGATGATGAAAACTGCTATAATTGCCTTTCAG GAACTAGAGACGTGATGGATATGAAACAGCAGTGCAATGGCCAAGTACTAACAGAAAGTGAAACAGAACTTCCTCTAGTGACTGTCCCTTCTCTTGAATTCAGCAGAGAAAATGGTGGGGTATGGTCATCCTCCGTAGATCGTCTTGAGCTGCCGCAGAAGCCATTGCACCTCTCAAATGGCTCTGAGTCACCGTGTGTCTCCGAATCTGGTTCTGACATTTTCAGCAAGCGAGAAGTAATACAAAAGCTGAGACAACAGGTGAAGAGAAGGGATGAAATGATATTAGAGATGCAGGAACAGATTGTAGAATTGCAGAGTTCATTGAATGCTCAGCTTTCTCATTCCTCCCATCTACAGTCTTTGCTGGATGTTGCGAACAGGGATCTTTTTGATTCAGAGAGAGAAATACAAAGGCTGAGGAAGGTAATTGCAGATCATTGTGTCGGGCAGGCGGATTCCTGCGAGAAGCTCCCAACAGTACCCTCTTTATGGGGAAGTGAAGGAAGGAATGGTTATGCAAATGGTCATTTTGAAGCAGAGAGACATTTGAAATCTTCAGAAAAGGGGAGAGGGGACGGGGAAAGGATAGAAATGCTGAGGCGTGAAGTGGCTGAACTGAAGGAAGTGATCGATGGGAAAGAATACCTGCTGCAGAGCTACAAGGAGCAAAAGGCAGAGCTCTCAACACAGGTTAAGGAGTTGCAGCAGAGACTGGATTCTCAGCTCCCAAATATTTTGTAG